Part of the Prunus dulcis chromosome 8, ALMONDv2, whole genome shotgun sequence genome is shown below.
AGCTTGAGCTCAGATTACATGATACATCTGCATCAAATCAGAGCAACAAAAACagtgaaaatcaaataaacaaataaaatgtgGTATTCGAATGAGAATTATCTCAGAAAATACTCATAGTTAAAGAAAACGACGAAATCTACCAAGAATTTTTCAAAAGCTCCGATAACACCGACAAAATGGATCGAAACAGAATCcagaaatgaaaattcaaagccactgaaaaacagaagaaaatacGAATTCAATTTTGCATTAATATTACCATAAGCAATCAGCTATAGATGACAAATCGGAAGCACAAGACTTTCAATTTGCAATGAAGCGCATTCGCGGAATCGAGCGCGCGTGGTTCAGAATTGAATTTGctgcttctctttctctctcgctctctctgaATTTACAGCACCTGAGGagagacgagagagagaggaagagaaagcgAAATGGTGGTTGCTTTCGGATTAAAATGgcattttcttatttgtttctctctctaaactGTGTgtctgaagaagaagaagaagagagagaaagagagctaAGACAGAAGGAACGTAGAGGCAgcggagaggaagagagagagaggcatgTCGTTGTCAAAAGCGTTAGTAGAAGAAGACGTAGCGTGCAACGGCCGCTTTGTCTCCGTCACCTGCTTCGTTTacattttttccaattttcagtttattttttgtccttcctttaattaattaattaatatatttattttcttggcGCCGTTTGTTAACGGGAGACGGAGGAGGTGTTGGAGTTGATTAGGTGCTGTAGAGTTTACGCTACGCATGAACGGAATTTTTGGGGtgtaaattttcattttttgttggtGCCACGTCATAGTCCACTCGGCGGTGACACGTGGAATGCGCGTCGGTGATGTGATGTGATGTGAGGTTGCTCTCAATTCCTCCTCAATTGGATGCCGATTCGAGAATAAGAATAAGATGCCACACTTTGAACAAGGAACAAAACCCGAAGGCGGCCTCGTGCGCCTATCATAATACACCTTTACTCACCTTTTATTGGGTTCTAAAGCACTAAGCTAAGCTTAAGTTCAACATGTTcgattttgatttcttctcttGTATATGAAAGTCTTTTAGAATAAATTGTTCCTATTTCGGCTCATTAAATGAATTTTGTGCCTAACTGAATGATTTGTGGAATTATCATGATCTTAGCAACAATGAAAGATTGCCCATCTTATTGTATAATAcaaagattgaatctttgaaggaaggaaaaaaaaaaggaaagagaagatCTAGAAACGCTCTTTTAACTTGTTTAACATCGATCAACTGATTATTATATCATAGACAACACCTAACCAGTTTGACAGGGATTGATGTCACATGGAGAAAAGACGATAAAGGGCCAAAGAAGGCTCTTTACATGCATGTGACATGAAATGCTCCCAAGGCTACATAGGAACAAGAAAAACCAATCTCATTGGTGACAAAAATTCTAATTTATATACCTTTTTCTTCGTTGGttactaaattaaattaaattatattgtCAACATCTGCTTGTAGTTGGTTATATTATTATCTCATCCAATCCCAAATTGTCTGCTAATTAGGTGGCAGTAAATTGTTAAGTATTTTACTCTTCATTAGCCATAAAACAAGCATATTCCTTGACAGGGATCTTTGCTCCAAAGactgaattttaatttttttcggTCTCAAGTGTCCACTTGAAACCTTGTTAGGTCAAGTCAAGGGTGGCAAAACATGGGACTTGATCTTCCTTCTTAATCCCTTACCTTCACAGAAGAGTTGTCCTTTTGGATTGTCAAACTTTGCTTAGGAAGTTTATCTATAAATAGTTCCATTTATCACAGATTCCCTCTTCAAAGAAAGAGAaccgaaaaataaaaaatttcaattattttaatttgaaagcTTCTTTTGAGAAAGACAAGAGTCGAACTCTGATTATGCTCTTGGGATAAGTGGGTCCCAACCACTAGAGTTATAAGCCTCCACATGCAAAGAAAGACTAACAATCGGTTGGAAAATTTGGCTAAATCTTTCTTAACAAGATGAAAATGTGATCggaccaaaaaatatatatgaaaatgtgAGGAAACTATGTGAAGAACATGAGAAGTTAAAGGACAATAATTATACTCATCTGTAGCCTTCGGACCCATAAGTTATGGTGTGGCTATGATTTGGGggacattttcttttcctaccCATTTTGCCAACAAGACAAGGTGGGACAGATCACTTGAGAACATGGCTGTGATCCATTTTCcctaaattcaaaatttgatacACAAAAGTTATTTACAGCAAGCAACCGACAGACAGCTAAAATCTAACTACAAACCTCTGCAGTggaaatatacaaatatagTGGAATTACAGTTTCCTTTTCAACCATCAATCAGATATAGTAGACTTGAAGCATCAGCCCTCACATTGTTCACAAATCTGGGAATTACTGTACACATTTTAGGAACTTGCAGATTAAAGTGCTTACAAGGACGTAGTTTGGCAGCGTCTTTTCTTCAAATGCACCTAAAAATGAGGACATTATGATCAGCATGTATCATTTGGAGAACATATAATAATGCACAAGGGAAGCATTAAAGGGAAATATAACATGAATGTCAATGTCAAATTCAATGGCAAACTGCTTGAGCCATGGCTATGAGCTTATAACATGGACCTTTCCACAGGCATGTGCGTGTTTTATGACCACAACGAACACTTCATTGGTTTTGTCTGAAGCCTAAACATTGTCCACactgtttcattttttgattttggataGGTTGTATCAAATGTTAATACTCATCCCTCTGTGCACGTTCCTATATTTTTGTGTGTTACAAACGGTAGAAGCAAACCGTGTTGCTTCGTGAGTGAGGAAGACAAAAAATTACAGCACAAACTTTGATTGTAACAGCAGAAAGCATGGAGGGTTTTAACAAAAACACATGTTATAAGAACTTGTAAAAATGAAAGATGCAATCCGGGAACTCTGTGATTCACCTTAGAAGATAAAGGACGTAAAGAAGCCTGGTGGAGTCCTGATCTCCTCCAAAAGCTTTGATGGggattttttactttctcCATGCtcagaagaggaagaggaagctAACTTCTCTTTTATCTCTTCTAGCATTTGTAAGTTCAACCTCAGTGTCAATCTTCCACCTTTCACTATTTACTGCAGGCGAACAATTCTTCGTTGAGTCAATGACCAAGGTTTTGCATTGGGAGTTATCCAACATTGGTAACCCACAACGCATTTCCAAAGAACTTGTATTAATTTTAGGTTCAGTATCCACCCGGCTTGTGCTTGGAAAAGCTTGTACTAACTCACTGCTTGCAGAAGCTCCAAATGTAGGAGTCAAATCCTGGGATCCATCCAATGCAGTATAAATTGATGATTTACTTTCTTCTTTCCAAAGTTCAGTTTTACCATCAATGACATGAACATCATAAACAGCTGGCTCTGTATCAAGCATTGAACTATGCAAACTGTTCTCAAGATTCCCACGTTGCTGCTGCTCTTCATCATCAGAATATAAGGTTTTCTCAATATCAATATTCTCCTGGGATGGTTGAGTGGTCATTCCTTGGTACATTACATCATCCGTGTGTACTTTTTCTTCCCCGGCTGAAATAACACATTTCTCAATTGAACCATGCCCATTATGATGGATTTGTTTTTCAACAAATGAAGCCTCATATTCAGAAGTACTATCTGCAAGATCTCCGAATTTCTTACAGTTATATTTAGTATCATCAGTCTGCTGCAGCATCATTAGAGGATCTGTACTAAATGAAGGGGAAGGCTTTTGTCCCAATTCATGCAACATACCACTCAAATCACCATTACATTGTTCTTTTCCTGAAAAGCTCATCTGCCTATATGCTTCAACTTCCTTCTCCAAGAAATGGTTCTCCTTCTCCCTACTAAGAAGAATCTCTTTCAGAACATCCATCTCCTCTTCATCATAAACAAACTTTTCTTCTATCATCCTTTGGTACTGTCTCACTTCCATTTCTATTGATGCTTTATCCTTTTGCAGACGAGATATCATGGCCATCGCTTCATCAGCAGCAGTGGCAGCAGCACCTCGCTCTTTCTCTAGCTCCAGATAAAGAGCAGCACAAGAAGCTTTCTCTTTTTGCAGTGCTTCTTGCAATATCCTGATTGTATCCATTTCGTTTCCAACAATAGgagccttttcttttatgtccACACCCTTACTCTCACCGGCTGGTCCACTCAACTTAGAAGTTTGGCATTCCTCCATATTATCTCCAGTTGGTGCTTTCGCATCATCTAAAATGAAAGAACCACACAAGTGAGCAAACACCATTGCCAATATTCCAAAGCTAAGAGTTCATATGCAACCAATTCCAGTTTTAAATATTCTAAGAACCAGAATCGCAACAAAGTTGTTAAACACTACATTCTAATAGACATATGAATCCACACTTTAAATAAATGGTTAGTCCATATCGAAAAACATGAACTTAAGTAATGAAAGCAACTACTAAACAAGTCACTCACCCTGAGAACCGTCTTCTCTCCCAGCTACGGCAACTGAGCTTTCACCAGATGTCTCTCTTGTATATCTGTCATCACATGGAAAGGGGAATATACGAGCAGCTGACTTCAAACTATCATTTGACAATGGCGAAGGAAGCTTTCCATATTCAGGAGCAGCCCTCCTAGAGCGTCGAATGCCAGGCCTTTTCTTTAGAACCATAATCCTCTTCCCCTTGGCATCATACCCACTTTCCCTATCAACCAGATTTTGCAATTTTGGACTTGAATACGCACTAGAATATGCTTCACTTTCAAACTCATGAACTCCAATCTCACAATTCACATCTctaatcaatttcaaattcaagttgGACCTTTGATCCTTAGACCAAACAACATCAAAAGGGAACTTGCTCTTCACCAACTCCTGAACAACACGGATCCTTGCAACTGGCCCATCAATAAGTAACTTATGCAAGCAAAGATCACGGTTTCTATACCCCAAGAACCCATTACAAGGACATGgcaaataaacccaaaaaatcttcaaaaactTCGATgcaaaaaacacaaaagcagATACACATAGCAGGAAATAAGCCAGAGCAAGGTCGAGAAAGGCTCCTACAATAACACCTAAGGTCCACGGCGGAACTTCCTGGCAAGCCAAAGCCatccttttaaaaataaaaataaaagatcaaACTTCAAGGATTCCACTGAAGTGTGGCAAGCAACTCAGAATCAGAAGTTTGGGTGCAAAGAGTTCACCAACCCAATTGGtcaatattaaaatattaaaaaagaaaagctataAAACAACCCTATACTTCTAATTGAAAATAGTGCATaatgattatttaaaaaatccttcgaagaaaaaaataatcaaagatTCTCTAGAAATTGTGAGCTGATAATCATGGCCTACACAAGCACGCATCTTCAACTTCAAGTAAATTAATCACTCCACCTAGAATACAAGTCAAAGAAAATGAACCATACAAAAAACTTAGCCAATAAGGAAGcagaattaaatttaaaaaaattaaaggccTTAACTTTAACAGATAATTAGCAACTTGGAGAGCTGAAATGGAAAACCCACTAAGGATTTATGAAGATCGTGATGGGTTTGGAGCCGCGAGGTCTGAGAAACTTCGCAGAGCTCCGGAAAGAGACGGGTTTTGAATTGGGAAAGAAAGTCTGACTGTTGACATTTCAGGCGTCAtctattaagtttttttttttttttgggtcaacaGCATCATCTATTAAGTTGTTTGTACAAATAAAGCCAActttcgacccaaaaaaagtacaaataaAGCCACCCACTTTTTTGCTATTCGCCAAAATTCTAACGCGTTTTGGTAACTGTAATATCTGCGCGCCAAAGAGCCATCTCTTAGGTGAGGGTGCGACGTCGTATGGTGGACGGATTACGACATGTTTTTACGGTGTCGCTTGTGGATCATGTTGGGCCGCTTCGTGAGCCCCTTACGAGGAGGAGCACCTTGGGCCGAAAGTAAGATAAAATGGATAATGTTCTTTACACGAGGTGGCATCACGGTGGAAAAGTGAGTCAAATTCTTACCTCTTTTCCAAGTGCACCCAAGTTCGATTCAAGTAAAAGATAATTTTTAGACAACCCAATATAGTACTCCTCCTTCTCCCTAAcgaatgaccaaaaaaagataaaaagtattattgacttttcaaattttcatttgtgcACCAAATCACTCCATAGTTTGAGTTGTTTTTTTGCTTAAGTTGACAATTTCTTAAATTGTAGGGGCCTATATTAGATGAGAactttatataattatgttcCTCCTACACACGAATAGTGCATGAGgtaatttcaaaataattttggaGTATCGAAATCATCACCCGTAAAATATATCATGTTCCAACTATGATGGTTGGCTCACACTTCATTCATGGGGCTATGGTGCTTTGCTATATATAGGGGCTCTTCTAATATAGGCCCCTACAATTTCTATTCCTAGACAtcaacttattatttttgaaatatatgtataaaacccaaattcaaactaaaatatataaaaggtCATAGTGCTCCTACATATCTATATTGTTTGCCACCATACCCCAAATAAGTCAACCTGACTGTTTTCAAACATGTCATTAAGTCCTTCATTTCTAATTAATACTTTCTCATTTATAGCATATCAActactagttttttttttttttgttggcatTCCCTATAAATCCTAAAATTTtgtccaaataaaaaaattcttaaatttttGACCAATAAAAACATTCTtaaattttcaacaaataaaaaatccctCAAATTTTGtcccaataaaatat
Proteins encoded:
- the LOC117637161 gene encoding uncharacterized protein LOC117637161 isoform X1, whose protein sequence is MALACQEVPPWTLGVIVGAFLDLALAYFLLCVSAFVFFASKFLKIFWVYLPCPCNGFLGYRNRDLCLHKLLIDGPVARIRVVQELVKSKFPFDVVWSKDQRSNLNLKLIRDVNCEIGVHEFESEAYSSAYSSPKLQNLVDRESGYDAKGKRIMVLKKRPGIRRSRRAAPEYGKLPSPLSNDSLKSAARIFPFPCDDRYTRETSGESSVAVAGREDGSQDDAKAPTGDNMEECQTSKLSGPAGESKGVDIKEKAPIVGNEMDTIRILQEALQKEKASCAALYLELEKERGAAATAADEAMAMISRLQKDKASIEMEVRQYQRMIEEKFVYDEEEMDVLKEILLSREKENHFLEKEVEAYRQMSFSGKEQCNGDLSGMLHELGQKPSPSFSTDPLMMLQQTDDTKYNCKKFGDLADSTSEYEASFVEKQIHHNGHGSIEKCVISAGEEKVHTDDVMYQGMTTQPSQENIDIEKTLYSDDEEQQQRGNLENSLHSSMLDTEPAVYDVHVIDGKTELWKEESKSSIYTALDGSQDLTPTFGASASSELVQAFPSTSRVDTEPKINTSSLEMRCGLPMLDNSQCKTLVIDSTKNCSPAVNSERWKIDTEVELTNARRDKREVSFLFLF
- the LOC117637161 gene encoding uncharacterized protein LOC117637161 isoform X2, producing MALACQEVPPWTLGVIVGAFLDLALAYFLLCVSAFVFFASKFLKIFWVYLPCPCNGFLGYRNRDLCLHKLLIDGPVARIRVVQELVKSKFPFDVVWSKDQRSNLNLKLIRDVNCEIGVHEFESEAYSSAYSSPKLQNLVDRESGYDAKGKRIMVLKKRPGIRRSRRAAPEYGKLPSPLSNDSLKSAARIFPFPCDDRYTRETSGESSVAVAGREDGSQDDAKAPTGDNMEECQTSKLSGPAGESKGVDIKEKAPIVGNEMDTIRILQEALQKEKASCAALYLELEKERGAAATAADEAMAMISRLQKDKASIEMEVRQYQRMIEEKFVYDEEEMDVLKEILLSREKENHFLEKEVEAYRQMSFSGKEQCNGDLSGMLHELGQKPSPSFSTDPLMMLQQTDDTKYNCKKFGDLADSTSEYEASFVEKQIHHNGHGSIEKCVISAGEEKVHTDDVMYQGMTTQPSQENIDIEKTLYSDDEEQQQRGNLENSLHSSMLDTEPAVYDVHVIDGKTELWKEESKSSIYTALDGSQDLTPTFGASASSELVQAFPSTSR